The following coding sequences lie in one Oncorhynchus kisutch isolate 150728-3 linkage group LG17, Okis_V2, whole genome shotgun sequence genomic window:
- the LOC116354463 gene encoding extensin-3-like, whose product MVPSPPLTSPHYHPPHNHLMVPSPPLTSPHYHPPHNHLMVPSPPLTSPHYHPPHNHLMVPSPPLTSPHYHPPHNHLMIPSPPLTSPHYHTPHNHLMVPSPPFTSPHYHPPHNHLMVPSPPLTSPHYHPPHNHLMVPSPPLTSPHYHPPHNHLMVPSPPLTSPHYHPPHNHLMVPSPPLTSPHYHPPHNHLMVPSPPLTSPHYHPPHNHLMVPSPPLTSPHYHPPHNHLMVASPPLTSPHYHPPHNHLMVPSPAPHLSPLPPTPQSFNGSQPTPHLSPLPPTPQSFNGSQPAPHLSPLPPTPQSFNGSQPAPHLSPLPPTPQSFNGSQPAPHLSPLPPHPTII is encoded by the coding sequence ATGGTTCCCAGCccgcccctcacctctccccactaCCACCCACCCCACAATCATTTAATGGTTCCCAGCccgcccctcacctctccccactaCCACCCACCCCACAATCATTTAATGGTTCCCAGCccgcccctcacctctccccactaCCACCCACCCCACAATCATTTAATGGTTCCCAGCccgcccctcacctctccccactaCCACCCACCCCACAATCATTTAATGATTCCCAGCccgcccctcacctctccccactaCCACACACCCCACAATCATTTAATGGTTCCCAGCCCGCCCTTCACCTCTCCCCACTACCACCCACCCCACAATCATTTAATGGTTCCCAGCccgcccctcacctctccccactaCCACCCACCCCACAATCATTTAATGGTTCCCAGCccgcccctcacctctccccactaCCACCCACCCCACAATCATCTAATGGTTCCCAGCccgcccctcacctctccccactaCCACCCACCCCACAATCATTTAATGGTTCCCAGCccgcccctcacctctccccactaCCACCCACCCCACAATCATTTAATGGTTCCCAGCccgcccctcacctctccccactaCCACCCACCCCACAATCATTTAATGGTTCCCAGcccacccctcacctctccccactaCCACCCACCCCACAATCATTTAATGGTTGCCAGCccgcccctcacctctccccactaCCACCCACCCCACAATCATTTAATGGTTCCCAGCCccgcccctcacctctccccactaCCACCCACCCCACAATCATTTAATGGTTCCCAGcccacccctcacctctccccactaCCTCCCACCCCACAATCATTTAATGGTTCCCAGCccgcccctcacctctccccactaCCACCCACCCCACAATCATTTAATGGTTCCCAGCccgcccctcacctctccccactaCCACCCACCCCACAATCATTTAATGGTTCCCAGCccgcccctcacctctccccactaccaccccaccccacaatCATTTAA
- the LOC116354464 gene encoding extensin-3-like yields the protein MVPSPPLTSPHYHPPHNHLMIPSPPLTSPHYHTPHNHLMVPSPPFTSPHYHPPHNHLMVPSPPLTSPHYHPPHNHLMVPSPPLTSPHYHPPHNHLMVPSPPLTSPHYHPPHNHLMVPSPPLTSPHYHPPHNHLMVPSPPLTSPHYHPPHNHLMVPSPPLTSPHYHPPHNHLMVPSPPLTSPHYHPPHNHLMVASPPLTSPHYHPPHNHLMVPSPPLTSPHYHPPHNHKMVPSPPLTSPHYHPPHNHLMVPSPPLTSPHYHPPHNHLMVPSPPLTSPHYHPPHNHLMVPSPPLTSPHYHPPHNNFMVPSPPLTSPHYHPPHNQFIV from the coding sequence ATGGTTCCCAGCccgcccctcacctctccccactaCCACCCACCCCACAATCATTTAATGATTCCCAGCccgcccctcacctctccccactaCCACACACCCCACAATCATTTAATGGTTCCCAGCCCGCCCTTCACCTCTCCCCACTACCACCCACCCCACAATCATTTAATGGTTCCCAGCccgcccctcacctctccccactaCCACCCACCCCACAATCATTTAATGGTTCCCAGCccgcccctcacctctccccactaCCACCCACCCCACAATCATCTAATGGTTCCCAGCccgcccctcacctctccccactaCCACCCACCCCACAATCATTTAATGGTTCCCAGCccgcccctcacctctccccactaCCACCCACCCCACAATCATTTAATGGTTCCCAGCccgcccctcacctctccccactaCCACCCACCCCACAATCATTTAATGGTTCCCAGCccgcccctcacctctccccactaCCACCCACCCCACAATCATTTAATGGTTCCCAGCccgcccctcacctctccccactaCCACCCACCCCACAATCATTTAATGGTTGCCAGCccgcccctcacctctccccactaCCACCCACCCCACAATCATTTAATGGTTCCCAGCccgcccctcacctctccccactaCCACCCACCCCACAATCATAAAATGGTTCCCAGCccgcccctcacctctccccactaCCACCCACCCCACAATCATTTAATGGTTCCCAGCccgcccctcacctctccccactaCCACCCACCCCACAATCATTTAATGGTTCCCAGCccgcccctcacctctccccactaCCACCCACCCCACAATCATTTAATGGTTCCCAGCccgcccctcacctctccccactaCCACCCACCCCACAATAATTTTATGGTTCCCAGCccgcccctcacctctccccactaCCACCCACCCCACAATCAATTCATAGTCTGA